A window from Apteryx mantelli isolate bAptMan1 chromosome 27, bAptMan1.hap1, whole genome shotgun sequence encodes these proteins:
- the UBXN11 gene encoding LOW QUALITY PROTEIN: UBX domain-containing protein 11 (The sequence of the model RefSeq protein was modified relative to this genomic sequence to represent the inferred CDS: inserted 1 base in 1 codon) produces the protein MVPSWYQEHWTVMSSTGPYHVCVFPVVSRKRTELSEDIAPTEDDSLSPRTKNPVQSSLPSCSTGTTLKKNMQGAAPTDMELMSSMMQKIALLEQKVKKQAQEIQLKDRKIAELEGKMKTLQKGEDAPDSSRAEELEMRCLQLQTQVWEMERFLSDYGLIWVGESHEQLEDLESFKDEEKLPARSLWKPGEAVASKHQIDFDLILENVKDLNALAGEGISQIKHTPGGARLRQPESLPLTLYQNGIVMCNGPFRPYEKPSTQQCLQDIMDGYFPSELQTRYPNGIPLQVTDKRDVVFQERRLPRSFPGHGQVVGHSKSSEVQETTEIPGPKLSLEQFLNKLPKSLIRGGQVIDVRDSIRATLQGSDGVQSSEVIQVETPRLAALKRVKTAEEAEPPAPDICTLRIKSETGEQTYIVKMLFTETIGDLRQHLTHTRGGDSESYEIISTFPQRVYMDNSQSLQDCGLIPNASLLLRXKDPFQQGGTGLQTAQQLLARRLPFQLLLLSGLGWSLQEEGVALHC, from the exons ATGGTCCCCAGCTGGTACCAGGAACATTGGACAGTCATGTCTAGCACAGGTCCGTATCATGTTTGCGTTTTCCCGGTTGTAAGCAG AAAAAGGACAGAGCTATCTGAGGACATTGCTCCCACTG AAGATGACAGCCTCTCTCCTAGGACAAAGAATCCAGTGCAAAGCAGTCTACCTTCTTGCTCAACAGGGACAACGCTGAAAAAGAATATGCAGG GTGCAGCTCCCACTGACATGGAGCTCATGTCCTCCATGATGCAAAAAATTGCTCTGTTGGAACAAAAAGTAAAGAAACAAGCACAGGAAATCCAACTGAAG GACAGGAAGATTGCTGAACTTGAGGGGAAGATGAAGACCCTTcagaaaggagaag ATGCTCCTGACTCATCCAGAGCAGAGGAACTGGAGATGAGGTGCCTTCAGCTACAGACCCAGGTCTGGGAGATGGAG CGGTTTCTAAGTGACTATGGTCTGATTTGGGTTGGAGAAAGTCATGAACAGCTGGAAGATTTAGAATCGTTCAAGGATGAAGAAAAGCTGCCAGCAAGGAGTCTCTGGAAGCCAG gtgaAGCAGTTGCTTCAAAACACCAGATCGATTTCGACTTAATTTTGGAAAACGTGAAGGATTTGAATGCACTGGCTGGGGAAGGCATTTCTCAAATCAAGCACACACCCGGGGGTGCTCGGCTGAGGCAGCCAGAATCCCTCCCTCTTACACTGTATCAAAACGGGATCGTCATGTGCAATGGACCCTTTCGGCCCTATGAGAAGCCATCTACCCAG CAATGCCTGCAGGATATCATGGATGGCTATTTCCCTTCAGAGTTGCAGACACGCTACCCCAATGGCATTCCTTTACAG GTCACTGACAAGCGGGACGTGGTATTTCAGGAGAGACGCCTTCCAAGGAGTTTTCCTGGCCATGGCCAAGTGGTTGGCCATTCAAAATCAAGTGAGGTGCAGGAAACCACTGAGATCCCAG GTCCCAAACTCTCACTGGAGCAGTTTCTGAACAAACTCCCCAAGTCCTTGATCCGTGGAGGACAAGTGATCGATGTCCGAGACTCAATCAGAGCAACGCTGCAG GGCTCCGATGGGGTGCAGAGCAGTGAAGTGATCCAAGTGGAGACACCTAGGCTGGCTGCCCTGAAGAG GGTGAAGACAGCTGAAGAGGCTGAGCCTCCTGCCCCAGATATCTGCACTCTCCGGATCAAATCTGAGACCGGGGAGCAGACATACATTGTAAAGATGCTCTTCACAGAAACCATAGGGGACCTGCGCCAACACCTCACCCACACCAG GGGTGGAGACTCCGAGTCATATGAGATCATCAGTACCTTTCCCCAGAGGGTGTACATGGACAACTCCCAGAGCCTGCAGGACTGTGGCCTGATCCCTAATGCCTCCTTGCTGCTGC GAAAAGACCCCTTCCAACAAGGGGGGACAGGGCTGCAAACAGCTCAACAGCTTCTAGCAAGACGGTTGCCattccagctgctcctcctgtcGGGACTGGGCTGGTCTCTGCAAGAGGAAGGAGTTGCCTTGCACTGTTAG
- the CRYBG2 gene encoding beta/gamma crystallin domain-containing protein 2 isoform X2 has translation MDLPFRHTKARGFISSTELSTKQAAPGTPGPEARPRFQKVSPVSRRLESAVASRGRDGSPSRVSMLLQAWEREIVEKTAAGPSGPVQRRRSSSINLLKDFTPHSPIFSQVYSPVQKPRRQDERGKAAAGSAHAAGSPRADGPGSTGSVAMPVGSPCEIPVHRESYLHGTLHPPRPTELPVAAPLRSSSPAGSPRDGPRPAAAGTAPVPGSPCRSDPGYRPAVPRARHVTVLRTGKEAAGSDPGLAEERETANGTHEAPSVAAAVSPGESPGQRGGDVPDTAVTCESSLATSEAARLPAAGSQGDKFSTQAENTKANSSQREGDRPGDLQTSITRSQRCPSEEAGRQADGAAVEVEIMEDGDGPTSTTPPRTESSMGAGTAPENPSMEESNGPEPSPEAQGSLKDTELEQEGGEMMGDPQGTAQEPESRTEPPPDSSQLAESPPDPSEEDPELMVDMELFVDTLRNMEPSEMRKAPKGPRQPRPSTLGRRAALPPIHEDRVAPRAQRSLPAALRELLERGDAAAQEESPEEEIENPYLSRDEKPPAPAASWWSVPREGRLGKAEVERDSLPGMLRQAGEEEKAKIAIPRASLDHSTLFRSNVLKGMALLSDFLEHRAAAADEGKPYSRLDNSVLYSRIVSPAAAPLKAPEREGLSSPKPTLLPAPRQGPAPAGGPCPSDRRGAEPCPDTAQEMALPEAPSPGHVPPEEPAPKSALCPADTLQEDKETFKINTRPGKIILFSESGFAGQKREIWGDVPDATSWELSHTISIRVIRGGWVMYEKPRFHGRKCVLAEGDVEIDNPWTAYGRSGPPGSSSSGPFRIGSFKRVVRDYRVPEISLFAEENGEGARLKFTDSAEDTRTRGQALTASSIIVHSGLWLVYSKPFFDDDPYVLEPGGYPNLKAWGAKDPSICSMHPIRLGCPIVERPGEPQAVVYEDTGFQGHSFAVSRDIYDLRHLPGLPLPTVGSLRILGGCWVGYEKEGFRGHQYLLEEGEYHDWTQWGGYTKELVSLRLIRTDFSDPALVLFEAMDFEEGPSVELSEALPDTQLAGYGPVTQSIHVLSGVWVAYEGTNFSGEQYVLEKGVYRSCEDWGAADCRIASAQPVLQVGERNLHFVSKLDPVRRAGVRGGAVRAVRGRVPHAQRHGLPLLHGHPLLEEGPGVFLRAFHLPARARVFRRERNRAEQRSAEPPGRGVQQPRAVSAHQRRDLGAVRTRRLPRPPVAAGLHRNHQLADVQRAPARGLPLPHPPETDIFPDQEQGAGALPVCPG, from the exons ATGGATTTGCCTTTCCGCCACACCAAGGCGAGAGGCTTCATCTCCAGCACGGAGCTGAGCACGAAGCAAGCGGCGCCTGGCACACCGGGGCCCGAGGCCCGGCCCCGCTTCCAGAAGGTCTCGCCAGTGTCGCGGAGGCTCGAGAGCGCCGTGGCCTCGCGGGGCCGGGACGGCAGTCCGTCCCGCGTGTCCATGCTGCTGCAGGCCTGGGAGCGGGAGATTGTGGAGAAGACGGCGGCGGGGCCGTCGGGCCCGGTGCAACGGCGACGCTCCTCCTCCATCAACCTCCTCAAGGACTTCACCCCGCACAGCCCCATCTTCTCGCAGGTTTATTCCCCCGTTCAGAAGCCGAGGAGGCAGGACGAAAGGGGAAAGGCAGCGGCTGGGAGTGCCCATGCCGCTGGTTCGCCCAGGGCAGACGGCCCCGGCAGCACCGGCAGCGTCGCGATGCCCGTGGGGTCCCCCTGCGAAATCCCCGTGCACCGGGAGAGCTACCTGCACGGCACCCTGCACCCTCCCAGACCCACCGAATTGCCCGTGGCGGCGCCTCTCCGCAGCTCCTCACCCGCAGGGTCTCCCCGTGATGGCCCCAGGCCTGCGGCGGCCGGCACCGCTCCGGTCCCCGGCTCCCCGTGCAGGTCCGACCCCGGCTATCGCCCtgctgtgcccagggccaggcatGTCACCGTGCTGCGGACGGGCAAGGAAGCAGCCGGGTCCGATCCAGGGCTCGCGGAGGAAAGGGAAACAGCAAATGGGACGCACGAGGCTCCCAGTGTGGCGGCCGCGGTGTCACCGGGGGAAAGCCCCGGGCAGCGGGGTGGTGACGTCCCCGATACCGCCGTCACCTGTGAAAGCTCCCTGGCCACCTCGGAGGCTGCGAGGCTCCCGGCCGCGGGATCCCAGGGGGACAAATTCTCGACGCAAGCCGAAAACACGAAGGCCAACAGCAGCCAGAGAGAAGGCGACAGGCCCGGGGACCTGCAAACCAGTATAACCAGATCCCAGCGTTGCCCCTCAGAGGAagccggcaggcaggcagatgGGGCTGCCGTGGAGGTGGAAATCATGGAGGATGGGGACGGCCCCACTTCAACCACACCGCCGAGGACAGAGAGCTCCATGGGAGCTGGCACTGCCCCTGAAAACCCCTCCATGGAGGAGAGCAATGGCCCAGAGCCATCACCTGAAGCCCAGGGGTCTCTGAAGGACACGGagcttgagcaggagggtgggGAGATGATGGGAGACCCCCAGGGAACGGCCCAAGAGCCGGAGAGCAGGACGGAGCCGCCCCCGGACTCCAGCCAGCTCGCGGAAAGCCCCCCGGACCCGTCCGAGGAGGACCCCGAGCTGATGGTGGACATGGAGCTCTTCGTGGACACGCTGCGCAACATGGAGCCCTCGGAGATGCGGAAGGCGCCCAAGGGGCCGCGCCAGCCGCGGCCCTCGACGctgggccgccgcgccgccctgccTCCCATCCACGAGGACCGCGTGGCGCCGCGGGCGCAGCGCTCGCTGCCCGCCGccctgcgggagctgctggagcgggGCGACGCCGCGGCCCAGGAGGAGAGCCCCGAGGAGGAGATCGAGAACCCCTATCTGAGCCGGGATGAGAAGCCACCGGCTCCGGCAGCATCCTGGTGGAGTGTCCCCAGGGAAGGCAGGCTGGGCAAGGCCGAGGTGGAGAGGGACTCGCTCCCGGGGATGCTGAGGCAggccggggaggaggagaaagccaaAATCGCCATCCCCAGGGCCTCCCTTGACCACAGCACGCTCTTCCGAAGCAACGTCCTCAAAGGCATGGCACTGCTCTCCGACTTCCTGGAgcaccgggcggccgcggcggacGAGGGCAAGCCCTACTCGCGCCTGGACAACAGCGTGCTCTACAGCCGCATCGtgtcgcccgccgcggccccgctcaaGGCGCCGGAGAGGGAGGGCTTGAGCTCGCCCAAGCCCACGCTGCTGCCAGCCCCCCGGCAGGGCCCAGCACCAGCCGGCGGGCCATGTCCCAGCGACCGCCGCGGTGCCGAGCCCTGCCCAGACACGGCCCAGGAGATGGCCTTGCCGGAAGCCCCAAGTCCTGGCCACGTCCCTCCTGAAGAGCCGGCACCAAAAAGCGCCCTGTGCCCTGCTGACACGCTG CAGGAGGACAAGGAGACCTTCAAGATCAACACGAGACCCGGCAAG ATCATCCTCTTCTCCGAGTCGGGCTTCGCGGGCCAGAAACGGGAGATCTGGGGCGACGTCCCCGACGCCACGTCCTGGGAGCTCTCGCACACCATCTCCATCCGCGTCATCCGAGGAGG GTGGGTGATGTACGAGAAGCCGCGGTTTCACGGGCGCAAGTGCGTGCTGGCGGAGGGGGATGTGGAGATCGACAACCCCTGGACGGCCTACGGGCGCAGCGGGCcgcccggcagcagcagcagcgggcccTTCCGCATCGGCTCCTTCAAGAGGGTGGTGCGG GATTACCGCGTCCCCGAGATCAGCCTGTTCGCGGAGGAGAACGGCGAAGGCGCCAGGCTGAAGTTCACCGACTCGGCGGAGGACACCCGCACGCGGGGCCAGGCCCTGACGGCCTCCTCCATCATCGTCCACTCGGGCCT gtgGCTGGTTTACTCCAAGCCGTTCTTCGACGATGACCCCTACGTTTTGGAGCCAGGCGGGTACCCCAACCTAAAGGCGTGGGGAGCGAAGGACCCATCCATCTGCTCCATGCACCCCATCCGGCTG GGCTGCCCCATCGTGGAGCGACCCGGGGAGCCGCAG gcGGTCGTCTACGAGGACACGGGCTTCCAGGGCCACAGCTTCGCCGTGAGCCGAGACATCTACGacctgaggcacctgcctgggctgCCGCTGCCCACCGTGGGCTCCCTGCGCATCCTGGGCGGCTG CTGGGTTGGCTACGAGAAGGAAGGCTTTCGGGGCCACCAGTACCTGCTGGAGGAAGGGGAGTACCATGACTGGACGCAGTGGGGCGGCTACACCAAGGAGCTGGTGTCCCTGCGCCTCATACGGACG GACTTCTCCGACCCGGCGCTGGTGCTCTTCGAAGCCATGGACTTCGAGGAGGGCCCCAGCGTGGAGCTGAGCGAGGCGCTCCCCGACACGCAGCTGGCCGGCTACGGCCCCGTCACCCAGTCCATCCACGTGCTGAGCGGCGT GTGGGTGGCCTACGAGGGCACCAACTTCTCGGGCGAGCAGTACGTCCTGGAGAAAGGTGTGTACCGCAGCTGCGAGGACTGGGGCGCCGCTGACTGCCGCATCGCCTCGGCGCAGCCCGTCCTGCAG GTCGGGGAACGCAACCTGCACTTTGTCTCCAAG CTGGACCCTGTTCGACGAGCAGGCGTTCGCGGGGGAGCAGTACGTGCTGTCCGAGGGCGAGTACCCCACGCTCAGCGCCATGGGCTGCCTCTCCTCCACGGTCATCCGCTCCTTGAAGAAGGTCCCGGTG TTTTTCTCAGAGCCTTCCATCTTCCTGCACGGGCTAGAGTGTTTCGAAGGGAAAGAAATCGAGCTGAACAACGAAGTGCGGAGCCTCCAGGCCGAGGGGTTCAACAACCACGTGCTGTCAGTGCGCATCAAAGGAGGGAT CTGGGTGCTGTGCGAACACGGCGACTTCCGAGGCCGCCAGTGGCTGCTGGACTGCACCGAAATCACCAACTGGCTGACGTACAGCGGGCTCCAGCACGTGGGCTCCCTCTACCCCATCCGCCAG AGACGGATATATTTCCGGATCAGGAGCAAGGAGCTGGAGCGCTTCCTGTCTGTCCTGGATGA
- the CRYBG2 gene encoding beta/gamma crystallin domain-containing protein 2 isoform X1, translating to MDLPFRHTKARGFISSTELSTKQAAPGTPGPEARPRFQKVSPVSRRLESAVASRGRDGSPSRVSMLLQAWEREIVEKTAAGPSGPVQRRRSSSINLLKDFTPHSPIFSQVYSPVQKPRRQDERGKAAAGSAHAAGSPRADGPGSTGSVAMPVGSPCEIPVHRESYLHGTLHPPRPTELPVAAPLRSSSPAGSPRDGPRPAAAGTAPVPGSPCRSDPGYRPAVPRARHVTVLRTGKEAAGSDPGLAEERETANGTHEAPSVAAAVSPGESPGQRGGDVPDTAVTCESSLATSEAARLPAAGSQGDKFSTQAENTKANSSQREGDRPGDLQTSITRSQRCPSEEAGRQADGAAVEVEIMEDGDGPTSTTPPRTESSMGAGTAPENPSMEESNGPEPSPEAQGSLKDTELEQEGGEMMGDPQGTAQEPESRTEPPPDSSQLAESPPDPSEEDPELMVDMELFVDTLRNMEPSEMRKAPKGPRQPRPSTLGRRAALPPIHEDRVAPRAQRSLPAALRELLERGDAAAQEESPEEEIENPYLSRDEKPPAPAASWWSVPREGRLGKAEVERDSLPGMLRQAGEEEKAKIAIPRASLDHSTLFRSNVLKGMALLSDFLEHRAAAADEGKPYSRLDNSVLYSRIVSPAAAPLKAPEREGLSSPKPTLLPAPRQGPAPAGGPCPSDRRGAEPCPDTAQEMALPEAPSPGHVPPEEPAPKSALCPADTLQEDKETFKINTRPGKIILFSESGFAGQKREIWGDVPDATSWELSHTISIRVIRGGWVMYEKPRFHGRKCVLAEGDVEIDNPWTAYGRSGPPGSSSSGPFRIGSFKRVVRDYRVPEISLFAEENGEGARLKFTDSAEDTRTRGQALTASSIIVHSGLWLVYSKPFFDDDPYVLEPGGYPNLKAWGAKDPSICSMHPIRLGCPIVERPGEPQAVVYEDTGFQGHSFAVSRDIYDLRHLPGLPLPTVGSLRILGGCWVGYEKEGFRGHQYLLEEGEYHDWTQWGGYTKELVSLRLIRTDFSDPALVLFEAMDFEEGPSVELSEALPDTQLAGYGPVTQSIHVLSGVWVAYEGTNFSGEQYVLEKGVYRSCEDWGAADCRIASAQPVLQVGERNLHFVSKIQLFSEPDFLGDHVSFEDDQGALPTAFMPCSCRVHGGSWTLFDEQAFAGEQYVLSEGEYPTLSAMGCLSSTVIRSLKKVPVFFSEPSIFLHGLECFEGKEIELNNEVRSLQAEGFNNHVLSVRIKGGIWVLCEHGDFRGRQWLLDCTEITNWLTYSGLQHVGSLYPIRQRRIYFRIRSKELERFLSVLDDVEDMKAGRVVVSSLSDQSSSVWYYEEGLIKNQVAPNMSLQVIGPAAKGAKAVLWSKNRMPRQTWSIDSSGRIHSQMFEDMILDIKGGRSYDRDHAIIWNMAEERPTQIWDIQVL from the exons ATGGATTTGCCTTTCCGCCACACCAAGGCGAGAGGCTTCATCTCCAGCACGGAGCTGAGCACGAAGCAAGCGGCGCCTGGCACACCGGGGCCCGAGGCCCGGCCCCGCTTCCAGAAGGTCTCGCCAGTGTCGCGGAGGCTCGAGAGCGCCGTGGCCTCGCGGGGCCGGGACGGCAGTCCGTCCCGCGTGTCCATGCTGCTGCAGGCCTGGGAGCGGGAGATTGTGGAGAAGACGGCGGCGGGGCCGTCGGGCCCGGTGCAACGGCGACGCTCCTCCTCCATCAACCTCCTCAAGGACTTCACCCCGCACAGCCCCATCTTCTCGCAGGTTTATTCCCCCGTTCAGAAGCCGAGGAGGCAGGACGAAAGGGGAAAGGCAGCGGCTGGGAGTGCCCATGCCGCTGGTTCGCCCAGGGCAGACGGCCCCGGCAGCACCGGCAGCGTCGCGATGCCCGTGGGGTCCCCCTGCGAAATCCCCGTGCACCGGGAGAGCTACCTGCACGGCACCCTGCACCCTCCCAGACCCACCGAATTGCCCGTGGCGGCGCCTCTCCGCAGCTCCTCACCCGCAGGGTCTCCCCGTGATGGCCCCAGGCCTGCGGCGGCCGGCACCGCTCCGGTCCCCGGCTCCCCGTGCAGGTCCGACCCCGGCTATCGCCCtgctgtgcccagggccaggcatGTCACCGTGCTGCGGACGGGCAAGGAAGCAGCCGGGTCCGATCCAGGGCTCGCGGAGGAAAGGGAAACAGCAAATGGGACGCACGAGGCTCCCAGTGTGGCGGCCGCGGTGTCACCGGGGGAAAGCCCCGGGCAGCGGGGTGGTGACGTCCCCGATACCGCCGTCACCTGTGAAAGCTCCCTGGCCACCTCGGAGGCTGCGAGGCTCCCGGCCGCGGGATCCCAGGGGGACAAATTCTCGACGCAAGCCGAAAACACGAAGGCCAACAGCAGCCAGAGAGAAGGCGACAGGCCCGGGGACCTGCAAACCAGTATAACCAGATCCCAGCGTTGCCCCTCAGAGGAagccggcaggcaggcagatgGGGCTGCCGTGGAGGTGGAAATCATGGAGGATGGGGACGGCCCCACTTCAACCACACCGCCGAGGACAGAGAGCTCCATGGGAGCTGGCACTGCCCCTGAAAACCCCTCCATGGAGGAGAGCAATGGCCCAGAGCCATCACCTGAAGCCCAGGGGTCTCTGAAGGACACGGagcttgagcaggagggtgggGAGATGATGGGAGACCCCCAGGGAACGGCCCAAGAGCCGGAGAGCAGGACGGAGCCGCCCCCGGACTCCAGCCAGCTCGCGGAAAGCCCCCCGGACCCGTCCGAGGAGGACCCCGAGCTGATGGTGGACATGGAGCTCTTCGTGGACACGCTGCGCAACATGGAGCCCTCGGAGATGCGGAAGGCGCCCAAGGGGCCGCGCCAGCCGCGGCCCTCGACGctgggccgccgcgccgccctgccTCCCATCCACGAGGACCGCGTGGCGCCGCGGGCGCAGCGCTCGCTGCCCGCCGccctgcgggagctgctggagcgggGCGACGCCGCGGCCCAGGAGGAGAGCCCCGAGGAGGAGATCGAGAACCCCTATCTGAGCCGGGATGAGAAGCCACCGGCTCCGGCAGCATCCTGGTGGAGTGTCCCCAGGGAAGGCAGGCTGGGCAAGGCCGAGGTGGAGAGGGACTCGCTCCCGGGGATGCTGAGGCAggccggggaggaggagaaagccaaAATCGCCATCCCCAGGGCCTCCCTTGACCACAGCACGCTCTTCCGAAGCAACGTCCTCAAAGGCATGGCACTGCTCTCCGACTTCCTGGAgcaccgggcggccgcggcggacGAGGGCAAGCCCTACTCGCGCCTGGACAACAGCGTGCTCTACAGCCGCATCGtgtcgcccgccgcggccccgctcaaGGCGCCGGAGAGGGAGGGCTTGAGCTCGCCCAAGCCCACGCTGCTGCCAGCCCCCCGGCAGGGCCCAGCACCAGCCGGCGGGCCATGTCCCAGCGACCGCCGCGGTGCCGAGCCCTGCCCAGACACGGCCCAGGAGATGGCCTTGCCGGAAGCCCCAAGTCCTGGCCACGTCCCTCCTGAAGAGCCGGCACCAAAAAGCGCCCTGTGCCCTGCTGACACGCTG CAGGAGGACAAGGAGACCTTCAAGATCAACACGAGACCCGGCAAG ATCATCCTCTTCTCCGAGTCGGGCTTCGCGGGCCAGAAACGGGAGATCTGGGGCGACGTCCCCGACGCCACGTCCTGGGAGCTCTCGCACACCATCTCCATCCGCGTCATCCGAGGAGG GTGGGTGATGTACGAGAAGCCGCGGTTTCACGGGCGCAAGTGCGTGCTGGCGGAGGGGGATGTGGAGATCGACAACCCCTGGACGGCCTACGGGCGCAGCGGGCcgcccggcagcagcagcagcgggcccTTCCGCATCGGCTCCTTCAAGAGGGTGGTGCGG GATTACCGCGTCCCCGAGATCAGCCTGTTCGCGGAGGAGAACGGCGAAGGCGCCAGGCTGAAGTTCACCGACTCGGCGGAGGACACCCGCACGCGGGGCCAGGCCCTGACGGCCTCCTCCATCATCGTCCACTCGGGCCT gtgGCTGGTTTACTCCAAGCCGTTCTTCGACGATGACCCCTACGTTTTGGAGCCAGGCGGGTACCCCAACCTAAAGGCGTGGGGAGCGAAGGACCCATCCATCTGCTCCATGCACCCCATCCGGCTG GGCTGCCCCATCGTGGAGCGACCCGGGGAGCCGCAG gcGGTCGTCTACGAGGACACGGGCTTCCAGGGCCACAGCTTCGCCGTGAGCCGAGACATCTACGacctgaggcacctgcctgggctgCCGCTGCCCACCGTGGGCTCCCTGCGCATCCTGGGCGGCTG CTGGGTTGGCTACGAGAAGGAAGGCTTTCGGGGCCACCAGTACCTGCTGGAGGAAGGGGAGTACCATGACTGGACGCAGTGGGGCGGCTACACCAAGGAGCTGGTGTCCCTGCGCCTCATACGGACG GACTTCTCCGACCCGGCGCTGGTGCTCTTCGAAGCCATGGACTTCGAGGAGGGCCCCAGCGTGGAGCTGAGCGAGGCGCTCCCCGACACGCAGCTGGCCGGCTACGGCCCCGTCACCCAGTCCATCCACGTGCTGAGCGGCGT GTGGGTGGCCTACGAGGGCACCAACTTCTCGGGCGAGCAGTACGTCCTGGAGAAAGGTGTGTACCGCAGCTGCGAGGACTGGGGCGCCGCTGACTGCCGCATCGCCTCGGCGCAGCCCGTCCTGCAG GTCGGGGAACGCAACCTGCACTTTGTCTCCAAG ATCCAGCTGTTCTCAGAGCCCGACTTCCTGGGGGACCACGTCTCCTTCGAGGATGACCAGGGCGCCCTGCCCACCGCCTTCATGCCGTGCTCCTGCAGAGTCCATGGGGGCAG CTGGACCCTGTTCGACGAGCAGGCGTTCGCGGGGGAGCAGTACGTGCTGTCCGAGGGCGAGTACCCCACGCTCAGCGCCATGGGCTGCCTCTCCTCCACGGTCATCCGCTCCTTGAAGAAGGTCCCGGTG TTTTTCTCAGAGCCTTCCATCTTCCTGCACGGGCTAGAGTGTTTCGAAGGGAAAGAAATCGAGCTGAACAACGAAGTGCGGAGCCTCCAGGCCGAGGGGTTCAACAACCACGTGCTGTCAGTGCGCATCAAAGGAGGGAT CTGGGTGCTGTGCGAACACGGCGACTTCCGAGGCCGCCAGTGGCTGCTGGACTGCACCGAAATCACCAACTGGCTGACGTACAGCGGGCTCCAGCACGTGGGCTCCCTCTACCCCATCCGCCAG AGACGGATATATTTCCGGATCAGGAGCAAGGAGCTGGAGCGCTTCCTGTCTGTCCTGGATGACGTTGAGGACATGAAGGCAGGACGTGTGGTGGTCTCGAGCCTGAGCGACCAGAGCAGCTCCGTCTGGTACTACGAGGAGGGGCTGATCAAAAACCAG GTTGCCCCCAACATGAGCCTGCAGGTCATCGGGCCTGCTGCGAAGGGCGCTAAGGCTGTGCTGTGGTCCAAGAACCGGATGCCGCGGCAGACCTGGAGCATCGATTCTTCAGGACGGATCCACAGCCAGATGTTTGAGGACATGATCTTGGATATAAAGG GCGGCAGATCGTATGACCGGGATCACGCCATCATTTGGAACATGGCTGAGGAAAGACCCACACAGATCTGGGACATACAAGTGCTATGA
- the SH3BGRL3 gene encoding SH3 domain-binding glutamic acid-rich-like protein 3, with translation MSTLKVYSTSVTGSREIKSQQSEVTRILDGKNIKYELVDISQDNALREEMRAKAGNPKAIPPQIVNGDHYCGDYELFVEAVEQNTLQEFLKLA, from the exons ATGAGCACCCTCAAGGTCTACAGCACCTCGGTGACCGGCTCCCGGGAG ATCAAATCCCAACAGAGTGAAGTGACCAGAATCCTCGATGGGAAAAATATCAAATACGAGCTGGTGGATATCTCCCAGGACAACGCTCTCCGGGAGGAAATGAGGGCCAAGGCAGGCAACCCCAAAGCCATCCCGCCCCAGATTGTCAACGGAGACCACTACTGCGGG GATTACGAGCTCTTTGTGGAAGCGGTGGAACAAAACACCCTGCAAGAGTTCTTGAAGCTGGCCTGA